One window from the genome of Amblyraja radiata isolate CabotCenter1 chromosome X, sAmbRad1.1.pri, whole genome shotgun sequence encodes:
- the fbxl22 gene encoding F-box and leucine-rich protein 22, giving the protein MLLTDLNRECLLHIFSFLDKETRKSMSETCGALREVFHDPALWSLLCFSSPSELKKDNFVLSPALRSLAICWHSSRVKVCNIEDWAKSSFQRDICSHHHTLVNGFLAEVSCRCPNLLSLTLAGCGHLTDDYISQILGRCSKLNTLKLENCARLTDKSLEAVAIYGGNLRTLNVDFCRNITQEGLDRIGQTCPSLRLRADHSAAMIPDQPDTSDSLGKGRKKRVPW; this is encoded by the exons ATGCTGCTGACAGATTTAAACCGAGAGTGCCTGCTGCATATTTTCTCCTTTTTGGACAAGGAGACCAGGAAGAGCATGTCAGAGACTTGCGGAGCGCTGCGGGAAGTCTTCCATGACCCTGCCCTGTGGTCCCTGTTGTGCTTCTCCTCACCGTCAGAGCTAAAGAAGGACAACTTTGTGCTCAGCCCCGCGCTGCGATCGCTGGCTATCTGCTGGCACTCCAGCCGAGTTAAGGTGTGTAACATTGAGGACTGGGCCAAGAGCAGCTTCCAGAGGGACATCTGTAGCCACCACCACACTCTGGTCAACGGCTTCCTGGCTGAAGTCAGCTGCAG GTGTCCAAACTTGCTGTCATTAACCCTTGCTGGGTGTGGACACCTTACAGACGACTACATCTCACAAATCCTGGGCCGATGCAGCAAACTAAACACGTTGAAGCTGGAGAACTGTGCCCGCCTGACGGACAAAAGTCTGGAGGCCGTTGCCATCTACGGGGGCAACTTGAGGACGTTGAACGTGGACTTCTGCCGGAATATCACACAGGAGGGCCTGGACCGGATCGGTCAGACCTGCCCTTCACTGCGCCTCCGTGCAGATCACAGCGCTGCAATGATTCCTGACCAACCCGACACAAGCGACAGCCTCGGGAAAGGGAGGAAGAAGCGAGTGCCCTGGTAA